DNA from Colletotrichum higginsianum IMI 349063 chromosome 7 map unlocalized unitig_7, whole genome shotgun sequence:
ACGTCCATTGGAATCACATGAAGAGTGAGTGAGCTCATCCAGAGTCGGTTTGCTGTTTTTGATGCGTCATTGATGAAAGTCACTACTGGGCATGTCTTCAGTCGTAATTCAATACCCGCCACATCTGACAGTCATTCGTGTGAGTCTAACCCCGCATTAAGAACCAGAAAAACGCTGCTAAATATACATGATAGACCTCCAGTGTTCCCTTGAAACAGGCTCTGATCTTCTCATTCGTGTCGTGGAACAATTCAATCTTTCAAACGACACCACGGTCTGCATACCCCCCTGACAGCATCTTCAAGCACGACACTGCCTCCAGATGCCGGAACTCGAACAACTTGACAGTGAGAGTTCAAACCCAGCGACTTGCGACTTGTTCAACACCCTCTTAAGCTTCTTGTCTCCCTCTGTATCCACGAGAAAACCTTACAAATTCGCCCACGTGCCCCCGTGCCCCCAGTCCCTCGCGGCGTCGGGCTCCGGCGTCCGCCGGTACGCATCAGGCAGTATGCCCTCCAGCACCCCCTTGACCTGCTGCGCAATCACCTTGGAGAACCACCTGTGCTGCGCCGTGCCCCCGGAGAAGATCCACAGGTTGTCCACGCCCGGGTGTCGCTTCCAGAGCCCGCGggtctcgccctcggcgtcgatccCCCACGTCGGCTCCAGCCTACCGGCGATGGCTTCGGCCCCGTCTCCGAGGACGTCCGGCAGGCTCTTCCGGCCGTCCACGTGGCCGAAGCCGGTGCAccagatgacggcgtcggtcTCCAGCTTGCTGCCGTCCGACAGCAGCAGACCCTCGGGTGTATACGCTTTCGGCACGACGCCGGAGCGGATGCCGACTTCTTTCGTCGCGATGAGGTCGATCCCCTTTCCCATGTCGACGAAGTGGCCGCCGCAACGGTCGAGCAGgttgacgaggaggtcgccgccTTTCAGGGAGTCCCGCACTCTCAGTCCCGCTTTGCGAACCTCGTCGTATCGGTCTCTGTTGGGCAGTTCAAACGTCAGTGTGGCTGtaaccccctcccccctggTGCATGTATGGATGGAGGCGATGCTTACGGCTCTTCCTGAGCTTGCGTTGCGTGGACTAGCCCGAGCAGACTCCCGCCGATCGCCAACGGACCCCCGTTAATaagggcgtcggcgtcttctgTCGGGAGTACGTTGTAGACCCCGAGCCCCAGCGGGTGCGCAAAGTAAGTCATTGGGACGACATACGTCTCCGACCGCTGGACCATGGTGGTTTGAAGGCCTGCGTCGTGGCAGTCCACCATCACGTCGAACGCAGTATTGGCCGAGCCGATGATAACCGCAGACTTgtgaggggggggagtgagTCAACAAACACGTCCGACGGACACGGAAGACCTGAAAGAACAGACTCACCTTGGCGCCTTTTGCTACGATCTCCTTGGCGTTGCGAAACTCGACGGAATGCATGCTGGGGCCTCTGAACAGCTCCCGGCCGGGGAGGTCCGGCAGAGGGGCGGCCCCGgagaagccggcgccggtggcgaGGACCAGGCATCTGCAAGACAGACGTCTGCGCCTCTCTCCCGTCCTCAGCTCCACGCTCCAGGTTCTGGTGGTCGAGTCGTACGCCGTGGCGGTCACTGTTGTGCGGTGAAGGACGCGGCGTTCGAGGTCGAACTCTCTGGCAAACGCCTGGATTTGTGCGCCGAGCTGGTCCCGCGTGAGGCCGTCGTTGGACGAGTGGGGATACGCTTGCGGAGCATCAGCTGATTGTGGCTCTCATCAAAAGGGTTTTGGAGGGAGTGATTCGTCATGAGTGTCCCTTCGGAGAGGTATCAAGAAGGGACAAGGAGGCACGGGCGGTTGGCCTGTAGTGGCTAGTCTATGTAGTCACTTGGGTATGCACTCACGGATGTATGGCGTCTCGCAAAAGGACTTGTAGACGTGGAACCTCATGCAGTCGTATCGCTGCAGCCAGTTGTCTCCCACCTTGTCGTTGCGGTCGACTACCACATAATCGACGTCCAGAGCCTTCAAACGGGCTGCTAGAAGGATGCCCCTAGAACGGTCTGGTATTAgttgacgtcgacgccgtgctcCTTGGTCGATCATGGCGCGACTCACGCATTACCACCCCCGATCACTAGGACGTCTGTTGAGATagtgtcgtcgccgtcaccggtAATTGGGGCCGAAGCAAGCCTCAAGAGGGCCTCGTTCTCCGGGTATTCCTCCCATTCGGCCAACCACGTGGTCATGGACCAAATCTTCCAGTCGCAGTCTCCCGATGCCCGGACAGAGGGGACCAGCATCAGCTTCCCCTTGCACAGCGCTCTCGGAGACCCGGTGCTGAAGCTGAAGCCGCAGTCCAGCCATTTCTATCGCTCATCAGTCAGCGACGCGATGCGCGAACAAGGGGGGAGTGAATGACAAGCCTACCAGGTCTTCGTTCGCCGCCACGACCTGTCCGCCGTGAAACTCAAagccaccggcgccgcgtTGGATGCACAGCTCCAGCAACGCCGACGATATCCTTTCTCTTCCGCTAAAAGTCCTGAGGTGAGCCGTCAAGGCTAGAGTATCTCTCCAGTGTGCGGATGGGATGGCGAAGAAGGTTTCCACGTCGAGGCGATTCCCGTGTTGGAGGGCTGTCGATAGACCCGCCAAAAGATTTATGCCGATCTCGCTAGCATCGAGAGTCTCCCAGCTCGACAGTGCTTTGGCTGTCTTGGGGAGAGGCTCATAGATCTGGGTCTTGATATCGACCTTCGGTGGATATTCCGGCAGCTCCATTTTTCATAGATGAACTCGTAAATATGTAAAAAGTAATTGCAGCTCGGGCTCAAACCCAAACGTCGTCCGGCccaaggaagagagagaacgaGAGAGGACTCTCTTCTTTTCATACTCCCCCCAACAGCCCTATGGACGCACATGCATAAGCTTGTTCAGCAACCAAACCGGATCGGCCCTAGTAGCGGCTTGCAGATCTTGGTTGGACAATGTCTCATTATCGAGGGAGGGGTGTGTCGGCCAGACTAATGCGCAGGGCTTTGGGGAAGGCCGAAAGACAGTTCGTTGTCCATCTGATCCGGAAGGGCTTGCCACGTCGACCGACAGGCTAGACGCCATGTTGGGCCAACGTGTCGACATATTGTGCTCCTCGTGAGAGACATCGAATTACTCCTTTGGGATGGGCTGAGTAGCGGAGGTTTCCAGGCAGGATTGCAttagccccccccccttctctccaAGCCTTCGCACAGCGGGTTAGTAATGGTGAACCTCTAAATGTAGGCTGGTAATTGCTATCTGGGATACGATAGGTTGGAGAACCCGattgaggctggctggcGCCCGTTGAGTAGACGGCCCGACATGCGTGTCCCGCATCAACACCTCGCTAGCGCTCACCGTCTCGCCAGTTGACTGGACGCCTTGTCTCACTAAGGGGATGCAGTGAGTACACTACAGTATCATGCAGCGCGTAGCGAGCGGGGTTCACCGTAGGAATGCCCGAGTGAAGAAAATCGTAGGTCTTTTGTTGGGCGGAGTATTGGAGAGAAGGTCGAGAATCGCCAGCCTCAAGCATCAAAGCATCACGGGACCGGGACTCTCTCGTCAGTACAATCAGGCACATCGGGCGGATGAGCGAatgtcttcctcctcccccccggccccTCTTTTGGTGAAGGGGGGCTTC
Protein-coding regions in this window:
- a CDS encoding Flavin-containing monooxygenase, which codes for MELPEYPPKVDIKTQIYEPLPKTAKALSSWETLDASEIGINLLAGLSTALQHGNRLDVETFFAIPSAHWRDTLALTAHLRTFSGRERISSALLELCIQRGAGGFEFHGGQVVAANEDLKWLDCGFSFSTGSPRALCKGKLMLVPSVRASGDCDWKIWSMTTWLAEWEEYPENEALLRLASAPITGDGDDTISTDVLVIGGGNAGILLAARLKALDVDYVVVDRNDKVGDNWLQRYDCMRFHVYKSFCETPYIPDAPQAYPHSSNDGLTRDQLGAQIQAFAREFDLERRVLHRTTVTATAYDSTTRTWSVELRTGERRRRLSCRCLVLATGAGFSGAAPLPDLPGRELFRGPSMHSVEFRNAKEIVAKGAKSAVIIGSANTAFDVMVDCHDAGLQTTMVQRSETYVVPMTYFAHPLGLGVYNVLPTEDADALINGGPLAIGGSLLGLVHATQAQEEPDRYDEVRKAGLRVRDSLKGGDLLVNLLDRCGGHFVDMGKGIDLIATKEVGIRSGVVPKAYTPEGLLLSDGSKLETDAVIWCTGFGHVDGRKSLPDVLGDGAEAIAGRLEPTWGIDAEGETRGLWKRHPGVDNLWIFSGGTAQHRWFSKVIAQQVKGVLEGILPDAYRRTPEPDAARDWGHGGTWANL